The Suncus etruscus isolate mSunEtr1 chromosome 15, mSunEtr1.pri.cur, whole genome shotgun sequence genome contains the following window.
TGGAACctaaatgaaaagacaaaaagaGTTACAACTACAAGGAAGGTTAACGCTCACCAAGCATTAAGCACAGATAAGTGCCATTAAAAATTgacactcctgggcccggagagatatcggcgtttgccttgcaagcagccaatccaggaccaaaggtggttggttcgaatcccggtgtcccatatggtccccgtgcctgccaggagctatttctgagcagacagccaggagtaacccctgagcatcgccgggtgtgacccaaacaccaaaaaccaaaaaaaaaaaaaaaagatttatatatacaaaaaaattacacatttttttttagggccacaacaAGACTTCTAGTTTATGCACTAGTTATTTTATGCTAACATCTTGAATTCTTTTTCTAATCTAGGATTTATGAGATtgttgtctttgtgttttgttttggaaacacAGCAGTCTTGGCTCCTAGGATTATCCAGcaatcatgcagtgctgggaattaaactaaGGTTAATGTGACTTGTTTTTAATTGAAGTCATTTTCCTAATATTGAAATAACTATACAACTTTTTTGAAATAGACTAGAATAATACATGggtagaaaaaagaagaaacatatgACAcaattggagcaatagtacagttagcaggatgtctgccttgcatgtggccaacctggattcaatttctggcatcccatatggtcccttgagcactaccagtagtAATTGTTGACTACAAAGTAAGGAGTTACCCCTTAGCATCTCCTAGTGTGGCCAAAAAGGGGGAAAAGCTACATAATACAAGGAGAGGAATTgtgtaaagagaaaggaaaaggggccagagcaccaTATATGACCAGTCACCTCCACTAAAAAGGAAATTCCTTAGGTACAAGAGAGATGGTTTAAAGGCCTGTAGTGCACACTGTGCATGGGACACCAGTTTCTATCCTGAGCATCATACTCAGTTGCCAAGAACTGAGACGGAAGTATTTCTGGTATAGCTAACTACcatccctcaaaataaaaaaataccttaaGGAACATTAAGGTAATTACTGAAGTgaatataatgataataaaagcAACTAAAGCTCAGGTGAAACATGTATTTTCTCCTTTAATCTTCACAAGAATTCTCAAAATAGGTATTGTTATTATCCTCATTTTTCATAATAAACAGAAGTGTGGAAAGAGTTACATAGGTTCCACATTTAATCATTAGTGGAGTCAGTCAGATTTAATCTAGTCTGATTCCTCAGGCCTTTATTTCCTTCAGTTTTGAGTACATGgttgtatttagggatcactcctgatggttcttgAAGGATCATTATGTGAATCCAGGAATcaaacatatgcaaggcaagcaacctatccattgtacccactgtactatttttatgGCCATTTCTCAAGCCTTTTTGCTCGACTCTTTCCCTACAGTATTAggaagaaatatgaaaatgaagacTTAATAAAGGAAATGACATGTGAAATATAGGATAGTGGATGGACTGAAGGAGAGGGAAGTAAGGAGACAGAGTTAAGATAATTTTAATAACCTTGAGGAGTATTGCAGACCTAGAGTATCTAAGCATAAAATGATGCTCTAACACAGAGACCATAAAATTTTTGATCCCTATGTAGCCATTTTATTCCATACTCCTAGACAGTCATCAACTTAGAAAGACCTCTGGGTTGCTATGATTTGCcttaaaaatagtattatttctGTTCAGatctctgggtttttgttttgttttatattgttttgttttcagcaaaGCAAGACAGTTTTCATTGAATGAAACTTttgtgagaggaaagaaagggaggaaataatGTTTTCAGgagagagcacaggcttctcTAGAATGGAAgccaagcaagcaaagaaacataatGATAGACATGCAAGAGACATTTTCAAGAAacaacatgggcttgaagagcaagcacCCTAGGTccctgtttttaattaaataccaAGAATTATTGGGGGTGCCGGGTATTGGAAACTAAATTTGTGTAGCTTTCCATACCGTGATATTGGCTCCAGTCAGATGATTGATGCGATGCATATGTTTACAAAACTCTGGACCATGTTCACTCCGGTCTTTATAATTATTAGTAACAAATAAATAGGCATGTATCATTTCATGCAAGAGTGtctgaaattaaaaacattaattcgtTAAGGCACttttgaagataattttttttgaaaaaaaaaaagttttcttattcTCTGAATTTTTAACCTTCTTTGGATCACAGACTTCTCTCAAAACTTATAAAAACCATCTTTCTAGGGAAATTATATAAGCATATTTCACACACCTTTACACATATTTACTCCAAAGCTCTATAACTACCAAGTTAAGAACACTCTGTTCCAGGGCCAAAAGATAAGGCACTGGCCTGACACACAATTAGCCTTCCatttctggtatcctatatgatccaccatatgccagaagtgattcctgagtgcagagccagagataaCCCATTAGTATCTCTGGTGTGgagccccccaaaaagcaaaataactcCCTGTCCTACCATGAATTGTCTCAATGGCAAAGTTTAATACCTGGGTttaaaccctggcaccacataaaaacaaaaaaaataaaagacacaacaAGGAAGAAGACTCAACTGGACTCAGCTTTGcatggagaaaaaaaacctcctaATCTCCTTATTAACAGTTGACTTTTTCAACTATTAGTTAAATCTagtagaaaaagatattaagtttcatttatgaaaaaattaaatatttatactagTGACTTACCAAGATAAAATTACTATAGCCCAGTACCTTAATAatgcttaagaaaaaaataaacttccaTTTTATCACTAGCAAATTGGAAAAAGTATGAAGGAGAATTTAGTAACATCTAACAAAATTACAAATGCATTTACCCTTTGACCCAACAATATCTAGACACCCTTATAAGatcatttataaagaaatttacaccagagcattgtttacaatatccagactagAAATGAGAATTTAGTAATAAAGGCATGGTTGAATTCAACATAGATCCACATAATGGAATTCCACAGTCAATATCAGAATGAGGTGCCTAAGTAATAAAACAgcgggtaggtgtttgccttgcatgcagtcaatccggattccatccccagcatcccatatagtccccagaacctgccaggagtgatttctgagtgcagagctaggagtaactgctgagggCCACCAGTGGGGgtggccaagaaaacaaaacaaaaatcataatgaAAAAGATTATTAAATGACTTGGAGAAAACGAGAGCAGATGGTTTTAATGAAAATGCAATGTGaggccccaaattttattttctttttttttttttttttttggtttttgggccacaccctgtgactctcaggggttactcctggctatgtgctcagaagttgctcctggcttcttgggggaccatatgggacgccgggggatcgaaccgcggtccgtcctaggctagcgcaggcaaggcaggcaccttacctccagcgccaccgcccggccccccccaattttattttcacCCAGGTGAAAGCAGGTCTGCCTCAATGGCTAACGCAGATAATAATCCTAACCATGCAGAAGGTGGCTTTCTGCCTTGTCAACAGAAAGAGTGAGCTGCCTGCCAGACCTAGTTTTTAATGAGTGCAGAGACCACCCTTGGGCAGGACAGAAAACCTATCCTGAGCCAATCTTGCCCTGGTTTTTaatgagtacagagaccacccctgggcaGAAGGACAGAAAACCTATCCTGAGCCAATCTTGCCCAGGTTTGCTTGAGACATGTAATACAATATGGTAAGTAGGAAAATCTGTTTTGAGtagaaccaagttgtaaacaaatagatgcaaagaaaccaaggatgatctttgttttgggcatAACCAAGTTGTAAATCACATACCAACAATAGACTGAGCTGGAGTGGTACcagagcaggtagggagtttgtctttcaAATgatccacccaggttcaatcctggcaccatatacagtttcccaagcaatgccagaagtTAAGCTCTGAGAACTGTTGAGTGTGCCACCTCCACctcaatcccccccccaaaaaaggcaaagtttggggccggagcggtggtgcaagcgataaggcatctgccttgggagcactagcctaggacaggccttgcggttcaatcccccagcgtcccatatgatccccaagccaggagcatcccgagtgtcaccgggtgtggcccaaaaaccacacacacacacacacacacacacacacacacacacacacacacacacacacacacacacaaagggcaAAGTAATAGATGTTCACAGTATTTTGTGTCAGATATAAATTATCTGGTGGGAAGGAAAACTAAATGTGAAATacagaacaaaaagaaacaacagcacacacacacacacacacacacacacacacacacaaagggcaAAGTAATAGATGTACACAGTATTTTGTGTCAGATATAAATTATCTGGTGGAAAGGAAAACTAAATGTGAAATacagaacaaaaagaaacaacagtaTCCTAGGAGTGAAGCTCAGGATATAAAGTGGGACATTTCTGCAAAAAGCTTTTCATAACATTGAGATTTTGAAACCACATAcaactttttttgggagggtggggAGGTTTAGGGTAACTCCCAACAGTATTCAATATTTGGTTCTAGTTCTGTTCTTGGGGATTTCCCCTTACATGAtagacagggattgaaccttggtgagcaaagtacaagacaagtgccttgcctgctgtaaTGTTCCTCCATGTACAATTatgttttatcttatatttaattatttaaaatatatatatattaaaaatatacacatttggggcctgagcaatagcacagcaggtaggacgtttgccttgcatttggctaccAAGGGTTCAATCTTGGGCATCCCTTATAGCAAGGGGCCTCAAACTCGCGgtccgcgggccgtttgcggcccttcgtacaacattttgtggcccgcggccggccttcaaatatcacagtattcgcgattattcacttaccgaataatcgcaataaaaattgcattagtaagaaaaaaatcgcattaaacattcgcataccctgagcagtttcattcggggtatgcaaatgtttaatgcgattttttgtgattttttttcttactaatgcgattttttactgcaaatatttggtaagcgaaatcccttatgcagccctgcctcaccccgactttgcctcctgaggcccccaggtaaattgaatgagacccctgtcttatagtctccagagtctgccaggagcgatatctgagagcagagccaggagtaaccaactcctgagcaccaccagatatggtccaaaaacaaaaactaaaaagatatgCACATTTGCTTTTAAACATTTCTCAAGGGGGCATATGGCCCCCTTGGCCTTTCAGAATATTCCTAGGGGGCGGGTGCTACTGGTGAAAATCGGTCAAATGGGGCCCAATGAAGGGACCAATTCTTAGGAGTTAGTATAGCCCACAGGAAGGAAATAAGGTCAGAAGAAGGTCATGATCAGAAAAGTTAAAAACCTCAAGTTTAAACTACATGAAGCCCAACTTTGCAGaagcagaaagagaaataaaccaGGAATTCTGCCTAggagttttatagtttatttcatAGTTTTCGTAGTTTCACAGGAATTTCATAGTTTCATTCCACTTTCATAGTTTGCGGGGGAGCTTTCTAATCCTTTAAATGAGGAAACTCATATTCTCTATTGACCACATACATTATTCACCTCActtctttctaagtaagtttcaataaatactatcttttttgttgttgctgttttgggtttttttgtttgtttttgagtcacacccagcagtgctcaggggcaattcctggctctatgctcagaaatcgccccaggcaggctaaggggaccttatgggactctgggattcaaactgatgaccttctgcatgaaaggcaaatgccttacctcgatgctatctctccaggcccccatatctttttttttttttaataaatactatctcgcttcaaaaataataaaagcctcTACAATCATAGCTGCAGATATTAACACGACATTCTTAGTAACTCAATGAGCAAGCAGGGAAAAAGGACATGAGCCTTAATTAAAACGCAGTGGCTTAATGACTATGTAATGCTTaagttaaatgttaaaaatacctCTACAAGGTCTTTTCTTGGTCTCAACTTCAAAAGGGGTTCACTGAGGCGGATGGAACACATTCCACCTCTGCCTTCATAGTTGCATAATCCAGCAcacctgaaataaaacaaaaaaattgttcaggatgatttcacttatctgtagtatatagaataactagaCGAGGGAATACAATGTATTAAAGGAAGGAAATCTTGATCACCCTTAACCCAAGTATAcaggaggacagagaagaaattgAGGGAGTAAGGAAAAAGATATGAAAGGGAAGAAACAAGGAAGCAGGGAGAGGGAGCTTTGGGCtgtatatatccaaagcacacatttaacattgaaaacatgagatccaaactacaaccacAAACTATAaaacgtgggcccggagagatagcacagcggtgtttgccttgcaagcagccgatccaggaccaaaggtggttggttcgaatcccggtgtcccatagggtcccccgtgcctgccaggagctatttctgagcagacagccaggagtaacccctgagcaccaccaggtgtggccaaaaaccaaaaaaaaaaaaaaactataaaacgtGACTGTCAGGGCAGATGGCTGGGGATAGGGAAGTGGAGGACAGAGAACTAGGGAACACTGGTGtagggaagttgacactagtggtgggagtTAAACTAGACAATTATATGTGTAAACTTAACTATTAATAACTAAATCGGGCCGGATTTACagttgtcttgcacgtggctgacacggGTTCGATCTTCGataccccatctggtcccttgagcccaccaggagtgatttctgagcgcaggtccaggagtaatccctgagtgccgccaggtgtggcccaaaaacaaaaaccacaaacaactgTGAATCACAGCACCTTAATTAAATACGCAGGACCCTTTCTTACGTTAAGCATGCAAATTATGCATATTCTTCGACAGTTCATCCTATGAGAATCATACTCTCCAGAGTAGGAGATACATTTCAACCCAGTTAGGAGGGCACTAAGAGTGGTGCTTCCCCTGAAGAAGCCACACAATAAATCAGACGTGCAATAATCTAGTTTCAAGTAAGGCGACATTCAAGGCGACCAAAGGAGTGAAGAGTGATGGAAAAGTGACCGGCCCggctcccccccgccccccaataaGGCTGGAGACTGACTCACTGGGTCATTCgcttgctccacttcacttcgaCGGAGTCTAGCTGGCCCCAGAAGAACTGATCGTTGAATTGCATAAACAGGGCCTGCAAATCCGGGGTGGGATCCAACAGCTCCCAAGACGCGTCCACCACCGACAAGGGCTCCTGGGGGTGATGGCTCGTCGCGACCTGCAGGTTCCACTCCTCTTGCAGCTGTTGGGCCAAAATAAAGTCTTCGTCCATAGCTGCTTTGGATCCCGGAGGCTGTCAACCTTCAGCTAACAAGGAGGAACGAGCTCCTACAGCAGATACTGGCTCTCAAGTTTGCTGATTTCACGAGGAAACCGGAAAAACTATCTCGAGAACAAGAACTGAgtttgccaaaaataaaaacaccaaaatcAATACTCTGAGGCTGGCCAAAGAACCCAATGTCACATCTCAGACAGCTCCAAACTTGGGCTCCCGTCACTGAAGATCTAGTAAGATTCAGGAAGTGAGATCACGTCTTGCTAATATTCTAAATAAGCATGTCACGCTCAGCACATGCGCAGTACGACCACCTCGCCGCCCACCACCCCCGCACACTTCCTAGAATGCCTCCAGCGCATGCGCCCTAAAAAAAAGCGTGAGTTCTCGCGCACGCGCTTTCGGCGCTCCACACTCTGCGCAGGCGCAGTACCTGCCGGCCAGCTCCTGGCGCAGGCGCAGTATCTGTCGGCCAGGTTCTTGCGCAGGCGCACTCATCTCTCCCAGCCGCTTACTTCCTCAATTCTGGAGCTCAGCCGGCGGCGTTCATTGGAGTTCTACAGCGGCGTCGCGGGGTTTTAGGGGTTTCGCGACAGTCAGGCTCAGACTTCTGGAGCTCCGAGCTGAGATGGCGATGACGATGTCGGACGGCGGCGCGAGCCGCCTGAGGCGGCAGCTGGAATCGGGCGGCTTTGAGGCGCGCCTGTACGTGAAGCAGCTCTCGCAGCAGTCGGACGGGGACCGAGACCTGCAGGAACACCGGCAACGCATCCAGGCGCTCGCGGAGGAGACGGCGCAGAATCTGAAGCGTAACGTCTACCAGAACTATCGGCAGTTTATCGAGACGGCCCGCGAGATCTCTTACCTGGAGAGCGAGATGTACCAGCTGAGCCATTTGCTGACGGAGCAGAAGAGCAGCCTGGAGAGCATCCCCCTGACGCTGCTGCCAGCCGCCGCCGCCGGAGCCGCCGCCGCCTCTGCAGGGGAGGAAGGAGGCGGAGGAGGCGCATGGGCCCGAGACCCCCTTCGGGGCCAGGCTGGCTTCTTTCCGACCTCGCGGGGCGCCTCCTCCCGCGACAGTTCCGGCCCCGGCGAGGAAGGCAAGCAACGCACTCTCACCACCTTGCTGGAGAAGGTGGAAGGCTGCAGGCACCTGCTCGAGACGCCCGGGCAGTACCTGGTGTACAACGGAGACCTGGTGGAATATGAGGCCGACCACATGGCCCAGCTGCAGCGGGTGCACGGCTTCCTGATGAACGACTGCTTGCTGGTGGCCACTTGGCTGCCACAGCGGCGGGGCATGTATCGCTACAACGCCCTCTACCCCCTAGATGGTCTGGCTGTGGTGAATGTCAAGGATAACCCCCCCATGAAGGACATGTTCAAGCTGCTCATGTTTCCCGAGAGCCGTATTTTTCAGGCAGAAAATGCCAAGATTAAACGCGAGTGGTTGGAAGTTCTGGAGGAAACCAAGAGGGCCCTCAATGAGAAAAGACGGAGAGAGCAGGAGGAGGCTGCGGCCCCCCGTGCGCCACCCCCAGTGACTTCCAAAGCCAGTAATAATCCATTTGAAGAGGAAGAAAACGAGGAGCCAGCGGTTCCTGAGGTAGAAGAGGAGAAGGTGGACCTTTTCATGGAATGGATCCAAGAGTTGCCTGAAGACCTGGATGTCTGTATTGCTCAGAGGGACTTTGAAGGGGCCGTTGACCTGCTGGACAAATTGAACCATTATCTGAAAGATAAACCCAGTCCACCACCGGTGAAAGAATTAAGGCTCAAGGTGGATGAGCGTGTCAGACAGCTCACGGAAGTCCTAGTCTTTGAGCTCTCCCCAGATCGTTCTCTAAGAGGGGGTCCCAAGGCAACACGCAGGGCAGTTTCTCAACTAATCCGCCTTGGTCAGTGCACAAAGGCTTGCGAGCTCTTTTTGAGAAATAGGGCGGCAGCGGTGCACACTGCTATCCGTCAGCTTCGCATCGAAGGGGCCACTTTGCTCTACATTCACAAGCTGTGTCATGTCTTCTTTACCAGCCTGCTTGAGACTGCCAGGGAATTCGAAACGGATTTTGCAGGCACTGACAGTGGATGCTACTCTGCTTTTGTGGTCTGGGCAAGATCAGCCATGGGCATGTTTGTCGATGCTTTTAGCAAGCAAGTGTTTGACAGTAAGGAGAGCCTCTCCACAGCCGCGGAATGCGTAAAAGTAGCAAAAGAGCATTGTCAACAGCTGGGTGATATTGGACTAGACCTCACCTTCATCATCCATGCTCTTCTTGTGAAAGATATCCAAGAGGCGCTGCGCAGTTACAAAGAAATCATAATCGAAGCCACTAAGCATCGAAACTCCGAGGAGATGTGGAGGAGAATGAACTTGATGACTCCAGAAGCCCTGAGTAAACTTAAAGAGGAGATGAAGAGTTGTGGGGTGAGTAATTTTGAGCAATATACGGGGGATGACTGCTGGGTGAACCTAAGTTATACCGTGGTTGCTTTCACTAAACAGACAATGGGCTTCTTGGAAGAGGCACTGAAGCTCTATTTTCCAGAGCTACACATGGTACTTCTGGAAAGCCTAGTGGAAATCATTTTGGTTGCGATTCAGCATGTGGATTACAGTCTTCGATGTGAGCAGGATCCAGAGAAGAAAGCTTTTATCAGACAGAATGCATCCTTTCTTTATGAAACTGTCCTCTCCGTGGTTGAGAAAAGGTTTGAAGAAGGAGTGGGAAAA
Protein-coding sequences here:
- the EXOC8 gene encoding exocyst complex component 8, with translation MAMTMSDGGASRLRRQLESGGFEARLYVKQLSQQSDGDRDLQEHRQRIQALAEETAQNLKRNVYQNYRQFIETAREISYLESEMYQLSHLLTEQKSSLESIPLTLLPAAAAGAAAASAGEEGGGGGAWARDPLRGQAGFFPTSRGASSRDSSGPGEEGKQRTLTTLLEKVEGCRHLLETPGQYLVYNGDLVEYEADHMAQLQRVHGFLMNDCLLVATWLPQRRGMYRYNALYPLDGLAVVNVKDNPPMKDMFKLLMFPESRIFQAENAKIKREWLEVLEETKRALNEKRRREQEEAAAPRAPPPVTSKASNNPFEEEENEEPAVPEVEEEKVDLFMEWIQELPEDLDVCIAQRDFEGAVDLLDKLNHYLKDKPSPPPVKELRLKVDERVRQLTEVLVFELSPDRSLRGGPKATRRAVSQLIRLGQCTKACELFLRNRAAAVHTAIRQLRIEGATLLYIHKLCHVFFTSLLETAREFETDFAGTDSGCYSAFVVWARSAMGMFVDAFSKQVFDSKESLSTAAECVKVAKEHCQQLGDIGLDLTFIIHALLVKDIQEALRSYKEIIIEATKHRNSEEMWRRMNLMTPEALSKLKEEMKSCGVSNFEQYTGDDCWVNLSYTVVAFTKQTMGFLEEALKLYFPELHMVLLESLVEIILVAIQHVDYSLRCEQDPEKKAFIRQNASFLYETVLSVVEKRFEEGVGKPAKQLQDLRNASRLIRVNPESTMSVV